A portion of the Candidatus Nitrosotenuis aquarius genome contains these proteins:
- a CDS encoding TATA-box-binding protein produces the protein MPQTKPIVSIENVVASATIEQRLDLTEITKKFPDTEWNPEQFPGLVFRIKSPKTATLIFSSGKMVCTGGKSEEMAVKAVNSVVAQLKKGGIKIKNNAVVTVQNIVASGNLGGKIHLEQAARVLPRSMYEPEQFPGLIHRMLDPKTVVLLFASGKLVCTGAKKESDVYRSVNNLHNTLEDKKLMIYD, from the coding sequence ATGCCGCAAACAAAACCCATAGTATCAATAGAAAACGTAGTGGCCTCTGCCACAATAGAGCAAAGGCTGGATCTGACAGAAATCACAAAAAAATTTCCAGACACAGAATGGAACCCAGAACAGTTCCCGGGACTAGTCTTTAGAATAAAGAGCCCGAAGACTGCAACTCTGATTTTCTCATCAGGCAAAATGGTCTGCACCGGAGGAAAATCAGAAGAGATGGCAGTCAAAGCTGTAAACTCTGTTGTAGCCCAGCTAAAAAAAGGCGGAATCAAAATAAAAAACAATGCAGTAGTAACTGTACAGAATATTGTTGCATCTGGAAATCTTGGCGGAAAAATTCACCTAGAGCAGGCTGCTCGAGTTTTACCTAGGAGCATGTACGAGCCAGAGCAATTCCCTGGATTGATCCACAGGATGCTTGACCCAAAAACAGTGGTACTCTTGTTTGCATCTGGAAAGCTAGTATGCACCGGCGCAAAAAAGGAATCCGACGTTTACCGCTCGGTAAATAACCTGCACAACACCCTAGAAGACAAAAAGCTAATGATCTACGACTAG
- the pyrE gene encoding orotate phosphoribosyltransferase, translating into MEFVKEFATFLHQNGIIKFGDYTLASGKKSSYYVDLRLVPSYPHQFRRMIKHLQSLISEQIGFDNVDSVASVPTGGLVISSSLAYELVKPLVYVRSQAKDYGTGKLVEGIVKSGDRILLVDDVATTGGSVINGIKELKKAGAKITDAYVIVNRLEGAEKNLLQEGVTLHQILDIMQVAKILHEQKLIDDSVLDKVKRQVQS; encoded by the coding sequence ATGGAGTTTGTAAAAGAGTTTGCAACGTTTTTGCACCAAAATGGCATAATCAAGTTTGGTGACTATACCCTGGCAAGTGGCAAGAAAAGCTCCTACTATGTAGATTTAAGACTAGTTCCTAGCTATCCTCACCAATTTCGGCGCATGATAAAGCACTTGCAGAGCCTAATATCAGAGCAAATTGGCTTTGACAATGTTGATTCTGTTGCATCTGTGCCTACGGGCGGCCTAGTAATATCGTCTTCACTGGCGTACGAGCTGGTAAAGCCTCTAGTCTATGTCAGGTCTCAGGCAAAGGACTATGGGACTGGCAAACTAGTAGAAGGTATTGTAAAGTCTGGCGACAGAATTCTTCTGGTGGATGATGTTGCAACTACTGGCGGCTCGGTCATAAATGGAATCAAGGAACTCAAAAAGGCAGGCGCCAAGATTACAGATGCCTATGTTATTGTAAACAGACTGGAAGGAGCTGAGAAGAATTTGTTGCAGGAAGGAGTCACATTACATCAAATTTTGGATATAATGCAGGTTGCTAAAATTTTGCACGAGCAAAAGCTGATCGATGATTCTGTTTTGGACAAGGTAAAAAGACAGGTCCAGTCCTAG
- a CDS encoding transcriptional regulator, giving the protein MPEIWLNYGATDVVLDIKAENLDQKIELDSPVLDDAQISERLDALDITKPITLVALSYTPAIQKTLSIIFEKCTQKSAPRPKVFADKQIMNLVRSSLPPESQVLAFEGIENVDSSLVFVGEMEFDGLFGFDTVSTKLLRKFGKDQMLSAYEKRQGNLPNSGKETQPMEVAKSFAGTFDISAIEIVAHNKGIADLAVGHPSNTNTISKTMATFVKSIEKHRTLLISTGKDASNDTLGRSLGSLWNCYTAIRDEGLAILLGECRAGIGSEAIRQYIEGRMSIERLQKPAKYVDGMEDLLYLSEIQKKIQIGIVSVLPEFYIKKLNMKLFDGVKETLEYVLKHQGARQKVSIVPDGARILLGPN; this is encoded by the coding sequence GTGCCCGAAATCTGGTTAAACTATGGAGCCACAGATGTTGTCCTTGATATAAAGGCAGAAAACCTAGACCAAAAAATCGAGCTCGACTCTCCAGTACTGGATGACGCCCAAATATCTGAACGACTTGACGCACTAGACATAACAAAACCGATTACACTAGTTGCACTGAGTTACACTCCGGCAATCCAAAAAACATTATCTATAATATTTGAGAAATGCACACAAAAGTCAGCCCCCAGACCCAAAGTGTTTGCCGACAAGCAAATTATGAACTTGGTCCGCTCAAGCCTTCCGCCGGAAAGCCAAGTTCTGGCGTTTGAGGGAATTGAAAACGTTGATTCCAGTTTGGTCTTTGTGGGGGAAATGGAGTTTGACGGCTTGTTCGGCTTTGATACTGTATCTACTAAACTATTGCGAAAATTTGGCAAGGACCAGATGCTGTCCGCATATGAGAAAAGGCAAGGCAACCTGCCAAATTCAGGAAAAGAAACACAACCAATGGAAGTTGCCAAGTCCTTTGCAGGAACATTTGATATTTCTGCAATAGAAATTGTAGCACACAACAAGGGGATTGCTGATCTTGCAGTAGGCCATCCCTCCAATACAAATACCATATCAAAAACAATGGCAACATTTGTCAAGTCAATAGAAAAACACCGAACACTTCTAATCAGCACAGGCAAAGACGCAAGCAACGACACACTTGGCAGGTCCCTAGGCTCGCTTTGGAACTGTTATACCGCGATTCGCGATGAGGGACTAGCAATTTTGCTTGGCGAATGCAGGGCAGGAATCGGCTCTGAGGCAATACGACAGTACATTGAGGGCAGGATGAGCATAGAGAGGCTGCAAAAGCCAGCAAAATACGTGGACGGCATGGAGGACTTGCTGTACCTATCGGAGATTCAAAAAAAGATCCAAATAGGAATTGTATCTGTTTTGCCAGAATTTTACATCAAAAAGCTAAACATGAAATTGTTTGATGGCGTCAAAGAAACTCTGGAATATGTCCTAAAACATCAGGGCGCAAGACAAAAAGTATCAATTGTCCCAGATGGGGCAAGAATCCTTCTAGGGCCAAATTGA
- a CDS encoding site-2 protease family protein, protein MSEPTQEDVIAIVSSVFSIKGISVTLEKMEFEISDYDLEKFVGLAQRLEKIGIVCFVQKHDNKIVIQVNRLPPEAKKKKFLSRAWLQRILFGVVVAFAMIDGYYKTLGANSLTYIGDPLDFAVLYTISLIGILGVHEAGHLVAARWHKIRTTWPYFIPGIPVFGLVPTFGAVIQSRGLMVNRNIIFDIAIAGPIAGLVIAVLVSFYGAYTSPILDPSISEGADGLRKLDDSIFMQIALGAFGKAGSDVEVLMSPVMFAAWIGFLITFLNLLPAWQLDGGHMAHAMFGQKIHKIATYASVGVLFLLRYEMMAIFILIFSMRNMSVRPLDDVSPLSKNRKLLYIIVVVLAVLCAPLPFSIWP, encoded by the coding sequence ATGAGCGAGCCTACGCAGGAAGACGTAATTGCCATTGTATCATCAGTGTTTTCCATAAAAGGAATATCTGTAACACTTGAGAAAATGGAGTTTGAAATATCAGATTACGACTTGGAAAAGTTTGTCGGCCTTGCGCAAAGACTGGAAAAAATAGGAATTGTCTGCTTTGTGCAAAAACATGACAACAAAATAGTAATTCAGGTAAACAGGCTTCCCCCAGAGGCCAAAAAGAAAAAATTCCTTTCACGCGCCTGGCTACAAAGAATTCTGTTTGGTGTTGTCGTGGCATTTGCCATGATTGATGGATACTACAAGACGCTGGGCGCAAACAGTCTGACTTACATCGGAGACCCGCTTGACTTTGCAGTATTATACACGATATCCCTGATTGGCATACTTGGTGTGCACGAGGCGGGACACCTAGTCGCGGCAAGATGGCACAAAATACGCACGACTTGGCCGTACTTTATACCAGGAATTCCCGTGTTTGGCCTAGTGCCGACATTTGGCGCAGTAATCCAATCCCGCGGCTTGATGGTAAATCGCAACATCATTTTTGATATTGCAATTGCAGGCCCCATTGCGGGCCTAGTCATCGCTGTGTTGGTGTCATTTTATGGAGCATATACTTCGCCGATTTTGGATCCCAGCATTTCCGAAGGAGCGGACGGTTTGCGGAAGCTTGACGACAGCATTTTCATGCAGATAGCTCTTGGTGCATTTGGAAAAGCAGGATCCGACGTCGAGGTGTTAATGTCACCTGTGATGTTTGCTGCATGGATTGGGTTTTTGATCACGTTTTTGAATTTGCTTCCGGCGTGGCAGCTTGATGGTGGTCACATGGCTCACGCAATGTTTGGCCAAAAAATCCACAAAATTGCAACATATGCAAGTGTGGGAGTTTTGTTTTTGCTTCGATATGAAATGATGGCAATATTCATTTTGATATTCAGCATGAGAAACATGAGTGTACGTCCACTGGATGACGTCTCGCCGCTATCCAAGAACAGAAAACTGCTCTACATCATAGTGGTGGTCTTGGCCGTATTGTGCGCTCCTCTGCCGTTTTCAATTTGGCCCTAG
- the rimI gene encoding ribosomal protein S18-alanine N-acetyltransferase, with protein MQIINHQTGDYIIRHCEPGDLIPVMEINLKTLPEHYSDYFYESLLAELPEAFLVAEHQGKLVGYIMCKTEYGFSNFKKLGFVKKGHVVSVAVLEEYRKQGLGKAIIEECIQGIKSKRCDELYLEVRCSNGDAVRLYEKIGFVIKQRLKAYYRDGEDAFLMAIEFTY; from the coding sequence ATGCAGATAATCAACCACCAGACCGGTGATTACATAATCCGACACTGCGAGCCGGGAGACCTAATTCCTGTAATGGAGATAAACCTCAAGACACTGCCAGAGCATTATTCGGATTATTTCTATGAAAGTCTGCTAGCAGAACTACCGGAAGCGTTCCTTGTTGCAGAACACCAAGGCAAGCTAGTAGGATACATCATGTGCAAGACAGAATATGGATTTTCAAATTTCAAAAAGCTAGGCTTTGTCAAAAAGGGTCATGTGGTCTCTGTTGCAGTACTAGAAGAATACAGAAAGCAGGGATTGGGCAAGGCGATCATAGAAGAATGCATCCAGGGAATCAAGTCAAAGCGATGCGACGAGCTATACCTGGAGGTCAGATGTAGCAACGGCGACGCAGTCCGATTGTACGAAAAAATTGGATTTGTCATAAAGCAGAGACTCAAGGCATACTATAGGGATGGCGAGGATGCCTTTTTGATGGCCATCGAATTTACATATTAG
- a CDS encoding transcriptional regulator, protein MTRRKMTGILIFCSCISGFFVYAYLLMLSEWSPIVLQLSVLMIAGGILGVISWIGYMMATTKPSPSSILPDDK, encoded by the coding sequence ATGACTAGGCGCAAGATGACTGGGATTTTGATCTTTTGTTCCTGCATAAGTGGGTTTTTTGTCTATGCGTATTTGCTGATGCTTTCCGAGTGGAGCCCAATTGTACTGCAGCTGTCGGTACTGATGATTGCAGGCGGAATCCTTGGTGTGATATCCTGGATTGGTTACATGATGGCAACTACAAAGCCATCACCATCTTCTATTTTACCTGATGACAAGTAG